A single Carettochelys insculpta isolate YL-2023 chromosome 2, ASM3395843v1, whole genome shotgun sequence DNA region contains:
- the GALNT1 gene encoding polypeptide N-acetylgalactosaminyltransferase 1 isoform X2, which translates to MEQRSGLIRARLKGAAASKGQVITFLDAHCECTVGWLEPLLARIKVDRRTVVCPIIDVISDDTFEYMAGSDMTYGGFNWKLNFRWYPVPQREMDRRKGDRTLPVRTPTMAGGLFSIDRDYFQEIGTYDAGMDIWGGENLEISFRIWQCGGTLEIVTCSHVGHVFRKATPYTFPGGTGQIINKNNRRLAEVWMDEFKNFFYIISPGVTKVDYGDISSRLGLRHKLQCRPFSWYLENVYPDSQIPRHYFSLGEIRNVETNQCLDNMARKENEKVGIFNCHGMGGNQVFSYTANKEIRTDDLCLDVSKLNGPVTMLKCHHLKGNQLWEYDSVKLTLLHVNSNQCLDKATEEDSQVPSIRDCNGSRSQQWLLRNVTLPEIF; encoded by the exons ATGGAGCAACGTTCTGGATTGATCAGAGCCAGGTTAaagggggctgctgcttccaaaGGACAGGTTATCACCTTCTTAGATGCACATTGTGAATGTACAGTAGGATGGCTTGAACCTTTGTTGGCGCGGATCAAAGTTGACAG GAGAACAGTAGTGTGTCCTATCATTGATGTAATCAGTGATGACACCTTTGAATATATGGCAGGCTCTGATATGACCTATGGCGGATTCAACTGGAAGTTGAATTTCCGCTGGTATCCTGTTCCTCAAAGAGAAATGGACCGAAGGAAAGGTGATCGGACCCTTCCTGTCAG gaCACCCACAATGGCAGGAGGCCTTTTTTCAATAGACAGGGATTACTTTCAGGAAATTGGAACATATGATGCTGGAATGGATATTTGGGGAGGAGAAAACCTAGAAATTTCCTTCAGG ATCTGGCAGTGTGGGGGCACTTTGGAAATTGTTACCTGTTCACATGTTGGGCATGTGTTCCGAAAAGCCACTCCTTATACTTTTCCAGGAGGCACAGGGCAGATTATCAACAAAAATAACAGACGGCTTGCAGAAGTCTGGATGGATGAGTTCAAGAATTTCTTTTACATCATTTCCCCAG GAGTTACAAAGGTAGATTATGGAGATATATCATCACGTCTTGGGCTCAGACATAAACTGCAATGCAGGCCCTTCTCTTGGTACCTGGAGAATGTGTATCCTGATTCCCAAATTCCACGCCATTACTTCTCTTTGGGGGAG ATAAGAAATGTGGAGACAAATCAATGCCTGGATAACATGGCAAGAAAGGAAAATGAGAAAGTTGGAATATTTAACTGTCATGGAATGGGTGGAAATCAG GTCTTCTCATATACTGCCAACAAAGAAATTCGAACAGATGATTTATGCTTGGATGTTTCTAAACTCAATGGCCCAGTTACAATGCTCAAGTGCCATCACTTAAAAGGCAATCAACTTTGGGAATATGATTCAGTG aaaTTAACCCTGTTGCATGTGAACAGTAACCAGTGCCTGGACAAAGCCACTGAAGAAGACAGCCAAGTACCCAGCATCAGAGACTGCAATGGCAGTCGCTCTCAGCAATGGCTACTTCGCAATGTCACCCTTCCAGAAATATTCTGA